From Anopheles arabiensis isolate DONGOLA chromosome 3, AaraD3, whole genome shotgun sequence, a single genomic window includes:
- the LOC120900141 gene encoding glutactin-like, producing MTDQAVEASSPIVNLAELGALRGSTGTSAWTGRKFYQFLGVHYAQTTSGKNRFRPPIKVAPWQGIKDATRHGMPCPQLKLLSLFTGKAFAGDPEDCLTLSIYSSDLAAKRPVMVFIHGGGFYEGCAKNQTAEYLMERDVVLVTIQYRLGPLGFLQTDTGSIPGNMGLMDMKLALEWVQEHIGRFGGDPANVTLFGQSAGAAAISALLYSPQVPDGLFHKVILQSAGSSAPWVWDREPLQSVRDLAFEAGEEFDAPEEEIDTFYQNVDVWKLLQVFNEYKVKTTLKSGLDRVGGNRLVTGDWERYLPQTPLECMKQGKVRPNIPMMAGVTKHEGTFLLTTVYDHFKRTGKLDDPTFMKYGLMDAVSKFLGAGDDPTGAFVGYQMRSLFTSKELESGSFGEMADGLIDLAGTILIKAPLLREAQANARVNPNATYLYTFDYIGEHSRFGYGNDTSHYPFGGGVHHSDDKLYLFPYPPGKPDALNERDTAMAKLMVDLWTSFAAEGVPKSDRLTVPWTPMTAYAGPYLHINDPPSVGDNFYREFTAASDEKRSRNKERT from the exons ATGACCGACCAAGCTGTGGAGGCCAGCTCGCCGATCGTAAATCTGGCCGAGCTGGGTGCATTGCGGGGCAGCACTGGCACGAGCGCTTGGACGGGTCGCAAGTTTTACCAATTCCTGGGCGTTCACTACGCCCAAACAACGTCCGGCAAAAATCGGTTCCGG CCTCCAATAAAAGTAGCCCCCTGGCAGGGGATAAAGGATGCCACccggcacggaatgccctgtCCGCAGCTGAAGCTGCTGTCCCTATTTACCGGCAAAGCGTTTGCCGGTGATCCGGAAGACTGTTTGACGCTGTCAATCTACAGCTCCGAT CTCGCGGCAAAGCGCCCGGTGATGGTGTTCATCCACGGGGGCGGTTTTTACGAAGGCTGTGCCAAAAACCAAACGGCCGAGTATCTGATGGAACGGGACGTCGTCCTAGTGACCATCCAGTATCGGCTGGGGCCGCTCGGTTTTCTGCAGACCGACACCGGCAGCATTCCCGGCAATATGGGGCTGATGGATATGAAGCTGGCGCTCGAATGGGTACAGGAGCATATCGGGCGGTTCGGGGGCGATCCGGCCAATGTGACGCTGTTCGGGCAGTCGGCTGGTGCGGCCGCCATTTCCGCCCTGCTGTACAGTCCGCAGGTGCCGGACGGGTTGTTCCACAAGGTGATATTGCAGTCGGCCGGCTCGAGTGCGCCGTGGGTGTGGGACAGGGAACCGCTGCAAAGTGTGCGAGATCTAGCGTTTGAAGCTGGCGAGGAATTTGATGCACCGGAGGAAGAAATCGACACGTTTTATCAGAACGTAGACGTTTGGAAGCTGCTGCAAGTTTTCAACGAGTACAAGGTAAAGACGACGCTGAAGAGCGGTTTAGATCGTGTCGGTGGCAATCGGCTCGTGACCGGCGATTGGGAGCGATACCTACCGCAAACGCCGCTGGAGTGTATGAAGCAGGGCAAGGTACGGCCCAACATCCCGATGATGGCGGGCGTCACCAAGCACGAGGGCACCTTTCTGCTGACGACCGTGTACGATCATTTCAAGAGGACGGGCAAGCTGGATGATCCTACTTTTATGAAGTACGGCTTGATGGATGCTGTGAGCAAGTTCCTGGGTGCAGGAGATGATCCCACCGGTGCGTTCGTTGGGTATCAGATGCGATCGTTGTTCACGTCGAAGGAGCTGGAAAGTGGCAGCTTCGGTGAGATGGCCGATGGTTTGATTGat CTGGCCGGCACCATACTGATCAAAGCGCCGCTGCTTCGCGAAGCGCAGGCGAATGCACGCGTCAATCCAAACGCGACGTACCTGTACACGTTCGATTACATCGGCGAGCATTCGCGGTTCGGCTATGGGAACGATACGTCCCACTATCCGTTCGGCGGTGGCGTGCACCATTCCGACGACAAGCTGTACCTTTTCCCGTACCCACCGGGCAAGCCGGACGCGCTGAACGAACGCGATACGGCGATGGCGAAGCTGATGGTCGACCTGTGGACGTCGTTTGCGGCGGAAGGGGTACCAAAGTCGGACCGCTTGACAGTACCGTGGACTCCAATGACAG CTTACGCTGGGCCTTACCTTCACATCAACGATCCGCCGAGCGTGGGGGACAATTTCTACCGCGAGTTTACCGCTGCAAGCGATGAGAAACGAAGCCGGAACAAGGAACGTAcctaa